The Oryza brachyantha chromosome 7, ObraRS2, whole genome shotgun sequence genomic interval AAGACACCACCAAAACCCACATCTTCCCCAAACACATAAGAACtacaaaatgaaaattattGTTCACCATACTGCATGCATAGTCTTGAATTAAATGAACTGGTATTTTGAAAACCAGTTTAGGTGTaggattatatattttctcattGCCTCTCTTACACTTGCAGTCTAGCATATTAGCTTCTTAAAATGTAACATTCCTTGTCTATTCCCAGAAACTCAAGATTAGCATTATGAAATTATCCTACATTACATGGCAGAAAACAAAACTGAACTCTTGTTCTACATATATGAAGTTATGAACCCTGAATTTCCAACCTGCAGCTACGACAAACTGACAATCATATCACCCAGCTTCCCTACCAATACCGAACCTTACAGCATCAATGACAACTGAACAGAGACTGAAACTGAAGAACTGAACCAGAAACACCATCCATTCTGATTTCTGAACAAACTGAACACACAGAGCAGATGCAGGTGGTTGGGCAGCTCACCGCGGGTCGGTGTCGAGGGCGATGTGGAGCGCCTGGTTGATGGCCGTGAACAGGTTCACCTccttcccccctccccctccaacCTTCCTCTCCGccacccccaccgccgccgccgcatcgtcGGAGaaccctctcctcctcccagcccccatcgccgccgccgccgctctcctccGCACCAGCTCACCCAAAGCCCTTGTCGCCATGAACGGCAGGCAAACCGCCGCTCCCGCTCTGCTCCAAGAATCGATCAGGCTCGCAGCTCAGCTCCTCCGCCCCCAAGTAGGTGGAGAAATTCTTGCACGAGCTGAGCTACGCGCAGCTGCTCGCTCTGCTGGGAGTGACGTGGAGAGATTAACGATAAGAACACGAGGCAACGAGGGGTAATCACACACCAGTGTGAGCGTGAGAGCCGTGCCCGCCTCCGTTTCCGGCGAACGTGGAGGATCCGGGTCCGGGACGCGTTACCTTACCAGGAAGGTTTTCTTTGTAAACCCGGACCGGAGATTGAACCGGGCGGTTCAACCGGTCGGCCACCATCTAACCTGTTGAACCTGCGGTTCAAACGAAGTGAAGGGGGTGATTCAGAGTAAAGTTTCATgtacgtatttttagtgatgtAAAAGTCAAGTCTAGGAAATAAGGTTTggtgaaaaactcaaaattttatgttaaattttttacattttaacttataagtataaatagaagcgaAAGGGACGAAAAGAATGTATTTCCATATGCTTTCTATTACAGAAAAACTGGCTAACAGAATTTCGTCCGAGGACAGGATGAGTTAAAAGTGGGGCCAATATACTCATGTTACTCCTTGGACGTGGCAACCTCTCCATATTCACGTAAACAAGTTTGAACATGCACATCCACTCAATCATGTTTGtccattaaaaaatcaatgatacCAACTATTATTATCTAATACCCAGATGATACAAGTTTAATAGCAATTAGTACCATCTGGTACCAATTAGTATCATCTGCTTCTCTCGTCCAGCTAAGATCATATCCTATAGTCGCCATGTTTCTATTATTAACTAGTTCTCTGTTTTGTATTATTGATCACCTTTACTTTGTTCTAAGTCAAACATAtcattttgtaaaatatataaatatttttaacgaaataattatgcaataaaaatatattcgatggtaaattgaatttatttactgttgtatatattcttacattttctatataaatttggttaaaatcaaatattattaacTTAGAACAAATCCAAAGTAAGTATTATTTTATACTTGTGACCACCGGTAGACTAGCGATGTGGTAGCATGTGGTTCATGCGGAGGCCTTGGTGTGAGCTTCTTACCTAGTACACATATCATTCTATCAATTTTCGGTGAAATTATTATTTGGTTGATAGTTTTTCTCCGGTTCAGTGAAAAAGTGCGAGTCTCTGAACCGGCCGAGTCTCTGATGATTGTTTTACCCGTTTGAACCTCTGGCCGGCCGGTTTTAATAACTGGTGTTTTCACTTGCCCGTTTTTGCCATTGCTCCGTGCGGTTTTGTGTATTGGGTCGGGTCAACGGGTGAAGTGGATGGATGAACCCGTTAAGATTGTCGTTTTCATTTATTTGTACTTTTTTTCCATGGAAAATGGTTGGACAAATGGTCTGGGTGTTTTATCGATCCACGTTTCTGTCTCTTCTtgtctattaaaaaaatattgttattcTTTTTCACATTTTGTGTCCTGTGGAGTGTGACCATTCTTGGATGTTCCTTGATTCATTGGGTTTGGGCATATGCAGTACTGGACTAGAAGATGCCTTTAAAGACagcaacatatatatcaactagtatattttcatctattatgtattaattttggGATGTTATCATAAGTTTTATTTGAGAAACGAGGATGAGAAACATATGTAAGACAatgataaaaaggaaactgtAACAAAGTTgcattctcattttttttccttgactttgaaaattaatatttatggtACATTTAAATAATGGGATTATAAGTAACATTTCCTAGATTCTTTTACATGTTGATTGAGTGCTCAAAACTCAAAGCCTTGTTGACTAACCACAAATTATGTATTCACTATAGGGTAGGGTGTCTATCCTCCTATAAGAGTACCCTATAAATTTAGCGAttaagaaaaccaaaaattatCTATTGATTGGGAGAAAGATCATGCTGAAATTTCAAGCATATAAATGTCCTGTTCAAAACTAACggggattttggatttttacaTACATACTTTCTTAGTtgctaaacaatatgttttatacaaataaattcccatataaaatttcttatgtGAGCTTTCTGAAATAAGGTTTTACCTTTCCACTTGTACTAGTCAATTCAGTCGTTATTAACCTCAAATAGCTatgataaagataaaataatcCTCCAGCCTTTTAATCTTGGCAATCTCTAGCACAACCAACTCACCCCTTTTGAAAAACAATGTCTTTCCCTGCAGAGAGAAAAAGTACCacttccgtttcataatataaaatgttagacttttttgttataataatgtaaaatatttgacttttttgattacaatgtttttcttatttaaaaatttaatacaaatataaaaaataacaagtcgtgcttaaagttcttttaacaataaagtaagttacaagtaaaataaatgatgtttctataatttttaaatatgacgaatgatcaaactttacaagtaaaaaagtcaaacatcttacgctatgaaacggaggaaataaaaaaattgaccagaatattttttttcaagactaccaaaaaaaatgtaaaatctAGTAGAGAGATATTTCCTCCATGCAGTCCAAGGAACCAGTGGCTCTGAGCATTCTACCTCGATTTCCTACACTCCTCCAAGCAACTCTCTCTTCCACCTTCCAACctctacaagaaaaaaaaaacagcacgAGAAAGATCACTCCAGCTCGTGAAAGATCGCGGGGCAAAGCTCCACGGGCATCCCCCGAGCTCGCACGCTCgtcggcgggcgcggcggcggtcgagCATTGGTTGATCTATCTGACCGACCGCGCGTGGCGTTCGATCGTCGGGAGGGGCGATGGCCGGCAAGGTGGCTGCGCCGCTCGCGCTCCGCCGCGACGTCGTCGTGGTGCGCGGCCATGGCAGCCCGCtcgggcggccgcggcgcccggCTCCGGGGGGCGGGCTGTCCGGGCTGTGGAGCaatggcgccggcggagggaggctcgtggcgccgtcgtcgtcgtggccggcgcgggcgcgcgggaAGAACCGGTCCGGCGGTGGTGGGCGTAGCGCGACCAAGGACGACGAGCGCGCGGAGAAGGAGCACAAGAAGGCGgatgaggcggaggcggtgctgATCGTCgacggggaggacgacgacgaggtgctcgacggcgacgatctGTCCGGGTTCAGGGGCCTGGTTCTTGATCTCTCTTACAGGTGACCTTAACCTGATCCGATCCGATCATATATCACAAAAAGCTGcaaacttttgttttggatcaaaattttgaagtaattgtgttaaaaataaaaacaatttggaGTGATTTCTGTAAAAAGAACATTCTCTGTGAAATTTTGAAGGCCTGTGAACGTTGTCTGCTGGAAGCGTGCAATCTGTTTGGAATTCATGGCGAAGGTTAGCTTCTCTGATgccaaaaatcatttttaactTTACCATCATTCATTCCAAGTTCATAATTTGGACCTTGATCTGATCAAATTCAGCCATCATTTGTACTCTCAACACATGGTTAATATGGTGATCATTTTAGCTCTGCAGGCCGATGTACTGGAGTACTATGATCAGACTGTCTCCTCACCCAGTGGATCCTTCTACATCCCTGCAGTTCTCAGGGTATGCAAGTGAAACACCAGAAGATGTATCCTTAGATGTgatgaatttgtttttaaatctgATGCAAAGTTCGAAATTCTCTTGCATACTCTTGAAAAGAAAAGCTCATGCTACTAGTACTCTTGTTTCAGGTTCCAGAGCTGCTTCAGGTTGTAAAGAGAAGACGAGTTAAGCACAGCCTTAGCCGTAAAAACATTCTTTACAGGGATGGATTTATTTGCCAGTAAGTAGTATGGCATATTTGCATTGTTGCACTAGTTTGATTTCATCTTGTAAGAAAGCAAATAAAGTTAGATTTTTCAGGCCACTGGTTTTACTGGGCAtcattttcagaatttttttctaatttccttcGATTAAGAAATCAGCTGATCATTATTACACCATCTGCAGGTATTGCTCCTCTCCTGATAATCTAACAATTGATCATGTCATTCCGACCTCACGCGGCGGCAAATGGGAATGGGAAAACTTGGTCTGAATCCTTACTGTTTCTACCATCTTCTGCTACTGAAACAAGCAGATCACTAGAACAGAAGTATAGCaatgttattaaaaaaaaagatctgcTTATTGGTGGGCTGCATCTTTGAATTCCCTAGGTGACTGCATGCTCAAGATGCAACTCCAGGAAGGGCCAGAAGACGCTGGAGCAAGCTAACATGAAGCTGCTCAAGGCCCCCAAGGTGTGTCATGTTCTTTCTGATCTTGATCACTGCAACAGTGTGAATTGGGGCAATCAGCTGTCAAAAAGTGTGAGCAACAATTACTGAATAACACTGCAGGCGCCAAAGGAATTTGACATCCTGGCTGTACCATTGACAAAAGCTGCATTCAGGACACTCAAGAGGAGCCAAGGGTTGCCTGAAGAATGGCTGCAGTACCTAGCCAGGCCATCTCCATGATCACCGGCTTAAGAACTAAGTTGTAGCCATGATTGTCAGTGTATATATTAACTAGGCTATTCAGCCGAACATCACCTCTGTTCATCACAGATTCTATACATGCCTTAACTCTCAGTAATAAAACATGATTCTGACTCGAACACGATTAGATATAGTTAAGCTGGGTGCAAGACAATGGAACAATGAAAATTTCGCAGCCTTGAACCAGGCAAATATTTTACTAATACCCTTGGCAGGAAGACAATGGAAAGACAAAAGTGTACAAACAGTACGCTGCATCAAAATCCACAACTACATTACATCAAagcaataaaagaaaataagtatTGGAACAAAAGAGTAAATTTCTTAATTGAATTCCCAGGTTTAAATACTCTTGACATCCTTTCAGGTTCAGACACCAAacatacaaaagaaaaactacaTCTACCCAACGGAAAGAgatcagaaaataaaagaaaaaccgCTCAAACCAATGTTCCATCATTGAAAACCAAAAGTCCCAAACCTCTACTGCTATCCGCACATCTCACCAGACAATCAACTAAACGTCTAGCTCCTATGAAACCAGCTCCAAGTCCTAACCAAAAAGCAATGGAGAAACTCACAAGGAAACTCAAATGGATCTTGAATTGCCTCGATTGCTGCCTTCCCAACCTATAAGCCCTTCACCTTACACCACCCCTCTGTGGCTGAAATAACGAGAATAGACTTAACAGACACTCAATTCAGCCAACTTTTCATTTGCCAACTGAACATCTTCTGGTGTAACACCATTTAAAGAAACGGCCAACACACTGTTCTCTTTCCCATCAACTTGTCCTGCTTTGCCATGAGGCTCTTTGTTTAAGACAGCAATCTCTACCTCGGTTGTTTCCTGCAATTTAGACTTCACAGTTAACAAGGCGTTCTCAGTGCCCACAGCATTAAGAAGCTTCTCATCAACAACCTACAGCACAACAAAGCACCAGTCATAAGTGTTCAAGAAAGCCACACAACTTATCAAAGCTTTCATAAAAGAGATGAACTAACAACTTTATCTTAACAACTTTGGCAAATTAGACTACtcaaaaatcacaaactacAAATAAAGGAAATTCAATGTTTTCACTCGCAGCCTGGAAGGAGTAAAAAACAAGCTACAGTTGCTTGCTCAGTCACACAGCAAATAGTGCAGCATTTCATATGCCACAGGATTCTATAGTTCTATCATGCATTGTATGGCCATACAAACACAATCAGCactcaagtttaaatttaaacaccACAAAAGCACGAGCCAAGAAGTTCCGTACCTTCGTCAGTTGTTGATGCTTTGCTTTCCTCTCTTGCATCATCTTCTCACGGTTATCATAGAAAGCAAAGTCATCCAGTAACGATGTCTTGCAGATATGCTCCTTGAAAATCTTAAGCACTTGAAGCCCTTGCTCAAGTTTCACCTGTGGCCACAACAAAAGGCGCAAAAGCTCAGTTAAGTACTTAGTACACAATAAttcaacaaacaaattaagaatGCATCCATGGTGGCACGATGGAGAAATACCAAAAGAATGCgctagaaacaaaaaaaaaaaaaagaatacctCATGAGTATCTCTGCAATTTGTGACTGGTTTGTTCTCATTGTTTTCAAGAATGATGTGTTTCAGCAAGCTGTTTGGAACATCCTTCACAATGTGCCACTTTACAGGGAAACAGCCAGTCCACTTGTCCTGTTGCCAGTGTTCCACTGTCTTGTTAAAATCAACACGGCCCACCATCTCAGCAAGACCCACAAACTGACCACTTGCGTTCACCTGGGAAGTAAGAAGCAGCCAGCATAAGAAACAGGGAAAATCTTCATGGCCAACTATAAGAAAAAACAACTAAATTGATAAAACTTACggagaaaagaaggaaaacagaagaatcatttgatttttctttggcCTCCTGATAAGCGGCATCAAGCTTTTTATTACCATTGGAAGTGCTAGCCCAAACATTATACTTGATGCTCTTGTGAACATCATCCTCACTGTATGATTTGATGATGAAGAATTTAGCATCTGAGTATGTTTCCACAAAGTCAGCCTGATTATACTGGTCCTTCATGGCATCGAGCGAGCTGTCACTAACTGAAAGCTCTTGTCCTTTCACAGGTGCAACAGTAGCTCCAACTCCCTGTTGGCTATTCAAAAGGCCACTTCTTGGCCCTCTTCTTAGCTCATTAAACCCATCCAGATTTCCATTCACATAACCATAGGATCCATTACCTCTTCCTCTGGGATTGTATTTTCCGTCTGACAGTGCATTCCATCCCCCGTAGAATCCAGAACTATACAGGTGTGATCCATACCATAGTCCAGAGCCATATGAACTCCCATTGTATCCATACATTCCACTAGCTGAGTAAATCGACGGTGGTGCCAGAGGAGAAGTTGGTGTCTGCAGACCCTACAAGGGACACTCCAAAagttaaatatgcaaaaaccAAACTCCGCATCTGGGTTAGCTTAATAACAGGGGACATAAGCTAAAAAGTAAGAAACTGAATTGTGTAATAAAACCATGTCACACCAATACACCATAATATGATGCCAAATAACAGAACAATGCAAGACATTCGctataaaatgaaaataagatTTTTAGCAAATAACAGAGACATGGCAGCACACGTtaagaaaatatgacaaaattgATTGAATTAAAATGTTTTCATCAAACATAAATGATGGCAAAACTCACCATGAGATGAGGATATGTGTTCTGATTCCTTGACTgtcctttgcttttagaattGGAAGTTGTCAGAGAACGATTGCCACTGGGGAGTTTTTGCTGCTTGCCAGAGAAAATTTGACTACTGTAAAATGGATAAGTTGATCGGTTAGTTTGGTTCTGGTAGTTACCAAAACGCCCACTAGGTCGGCCATAGGAACCATTGGAACCTGGAGTATTCTGGCTTGCCTTCGGGAGCAGGTTTGTCTTTTTCTGACCTTTCAGACTATCCACACCATTAGCAGAGACATCCCCCTGGGGCAGTGCATCtgcattttcagtttttcCATTGTTTGATGGCTTGCCAGTGTTACTCTGTTGTTTGTTGTATGTCGACTGGTACTGATAATGCTGAGATCCATACATCTGACCATCATGTCCTGGAGTTGAATAACCATACGGAGAATAGCCATAGTACAAGTCCCCATAAGCACCCTGAATCAAGCAATAGAACATTATCATTCTCAACATGAATTAACTTGAACATATGGACATCAACATTATTTATCTCACACTGTGAACAATGTATCAGGTTAGGATAAAATTGTTACTGATGGAGGTGAAGCACAGTAAGAAAAACTCACAGCAGTTGGTGTCTCTGCACCATCATGGCTCAAGTATGTGGAGTACTCTCCCCAGCCACCATAGCCTATACATTTACACAAACATAGATCATTTCAAACTTTGAACTAGCAGATTTGTAAAACATATAACTACCAAGGTATGAACAGAAAAACTCAGGTGCGTCACCTCCATAGAGATAACCCGGATACGCTCCATAGTACATGGCAGCGTCCTTGTAATTCTCCACCCGCGGTGCCTCTGTGGCTGGCTTTGGGTTCCCATCAGCCACTGCCACGCTTTTTGCCGGAGCCTCCATCAACTGCAAGATAAATGAGAAGCTGAACATTTTTCTCCTTGCATGATCATATGCATGAATTGTGTTCTTGATGCATATGCATCTGGCCAACTGATATGCTACCAGATTTGCTGCAACACCCTAAGTACCTAATGGCAAGGGATTAATCCTCTCAGCTAGTGTAAAAGCTTGTCGAGCCTTTAACAGCAAAATAACAAGAACAAGTGGAGCGGGACAGGCGGTGAGAAGGGAAGTAGAGGCGGTGCTGTATGTGAGGGAAAGCATACTAGTATTGAATTCCTATGGCTTTAGCACGCACTTTGGGCTATTGGTCCTGCCACTTCGCATTGCCTCCTTTCAATCTTATCTTATCTTTGTGTAAAGATGAATAGTTCCTAGTTTCCACAGCGGTGTAAACTGAATCTCACTAAAACTCACACTCCCATCCACCTGAGAGATGAAGGATTATCAGGTTAACAATCCACATCCAGTAAGTTCCCAATCAAACAATCAACTTCCACCTCCACCTAAAAAACATCAACTTGCTCCAACAAAACACCCATCAGGATAAGGATAACGATGGCAGTTCATGGATGCAATACTCAAGTTCACACCCGCACAGGAATTTAGGGCAATCACCATCCGAAAACATTGACAGAAAAAGGAGGAGATCAACACAGCACTCCCGATATTTACTACACAAACCACAGAGATCAAAACCAACTACTAAACGGTAAACCAAGCTAGAAGAGATCGCCATTACCAACCCAGTAGCTAGACACGCAGAGGATCGCAATCCCAAACAAGCCATGCGCTTAGACTAGCCAAAGCAGAGATCACCAAACCCAACAAACACCACAGGTTTATCAGAGAGCCACGAGACACAAGAAGCGAGGGCGCGCAACAACTCACCAACCAGAGGAACGCGAGCGTCAGGCGGGCGGGGCGGCAACGacggggggaggaggcggcggcgactggcgGCGCTAGATGCGTCGCGGGAGTCGCGAACCTTTGCCGAAATGGCGAgtggcggctagggtttttgAGCTGAGAGGCGAGCGAGCCGCGGCTACGTCGCTAGGTTATAAGTGTGGTGGGTGATGGGCTGCTGCCGCGTGGGCCCGTGGTCTGATGGGCCGGGCTGCGAAGAGACGGAACTGGATCTTcgacccttttttttttcatt includes:
- the LOC102719216 gene encoding YTH domain-containing protein ECT3-like produces the protein MEAPAKSVAVADGNPKPATEAPRVENYKDAAMYYGAYPGYLYGGYGGWGEYSTYLSHDGAETPTAGAYGDLYYGYSPYGYSTPGHDGQMYGSQHYQYQSTYNKQQSNTGKPSNNGKTENADALPQGDVSANGVDSLKGQKKTNLLPKASQNTPGSNGSYGRPSGRFGNYQNQTNRSTYPFYSSQIFSGKQQKLPSGNRSLTTSNSKSKGQSRNQNTYPHLMGLQTPTSPLAPPSIYSASGMYGYNGSSYGSGLWYGSHLYSSGFYGGWNALSDGKYNPRGRGNGSYGYVNGNLDGFNELRRGPRSGLLNSQQGVGATVAPVKGQELSVSDSSLDAMKDQYNQADFVETYSDAKFFIIKSYSEDDVHKSIKYNVWASTSNGNKKLDAAYQEAKEKSNDSSVFLLFSVNASGQFVGLAEMVGRVDFNKTVEHWQQDKWTGCFPVKWHIVKDVPNSLLKHIILENNENKPVTNCRDTHEVKLEQGLQVLKIFKEHICKTSLLDDFAFYDNREKMMQERKAKHQQLTKVVDEKLLNAVGTENALLTVKSKLQETTEVEIAVLNKEPHGKAGQVDGKENSVLAVSLNGVTPEDVQLANEKLAELSVC
- the LOC102718936 gene encoding uncharacterized protein LOC102718936; amino-acid sequence: MAGKVAAPLALRRDVVVVRGHGSPLGRPRRPAPGGGLSGLWSNGAGGGRLVAPSSSWPARARGKNRSGGGGRSATKDDERAEKEHKKADEAEAVLIVDGEDDDEVLDGDDLSGFRGLVLDLSYRPVNVVCWKRAICLEFMAKADVLEYYDQTVSSPSGSFYIPAVLRVPELLQVVKRRRVKHSLSRKNILYRDGFICQYCSSPDNLTIDHVIPTSRGGKWEWENLVTACSRCNSRKGQKTLEQANMKLLKAPKAPKEFDILAVPLTKAAFRTLKRSQGLPEEWLQYLARPSP